A region of the Lepidochelys kempii isolate rLepKem1 chromosome 24, rLepKem1.hap2, whole genome shotgun sequence genome:
agcAAGGGGGTGTTTGCACTGAGGGCCCCCACAGGGGTTGGGGGGTAGGCACAGCAGTGGTGTGCTCTGAGCCTCACCCATGCCCGCTCATGCCATGCCCTCCCCCCGGTGGCTGAGCAGATggagctgcagcctggggagATCGCTGAAGGTGGCATGGCACTGGTGGCAGGAGGGATGGTGCCTGCGGAGCCGCATGTGCTGTTTCAGTGACCTCTGGTACGCAAAGCGCTTGGCACAGACCCCACAGATGTAGGGGCCCAGGGGGGGCCGGCCTCGCCTCCGCTTCTTGGGGGGCTGGCCTTGGCCTTGCTTCATGGGGGGGCGGCCTCGCCTCTTCCCCTGGGGGACAGGCTCCAGCTCCTCGTCCTCTTCGTCCCCGCTCTCCCCTGCCCAGTCCTCCCCAGAGCTTCCCCCGGGGTCGCtaccctcccctgctccctgctccgTGTATGTCACCTGGGGCTGGGACTGCCGGAAGTTGTAGGGTTTGTGCCACGCTCCCTGCTCAGCCCAGAGCTCCTTGGAGGGGCCTGGCAGCTGTGGAGGGACTGAAGGGGGTGGTGGGCCTGAGGGAGGGGGGGTCTGCAGAGGGGCTGAtggtggggggggctgcaggggctgggatGGGGCTCCCACTGGCAGGGGCTGTGCCTCGTTCCCCTTCTCTGCTGCCGTCCTGCTGCTGGTGAGCTCACCGTGCTGTCCTCCTGCTGGCCCCTG
Encoded here:
- the LOC140902536 gene encoding uncharacterized protein — translated: MVRVPDSVSTAGSTLARPSAPLAAGPPGSALTRPAALAPLATGPPGCPQAGPPAPLATGPQGSAPARPPAPIAARPPSSIPARPPAQVAVRPHSSTSVSGPGLCLSPHSSTTPMALAPVSVPLTIPPSDPVTGVISNSLILLNPATLPPGTKIILQIPPQMVVPPRDTGTRAGSTHAHTLQGPVPGRMRVLRPAPAKAQGPAGGQHGELTSSRTAAEKGNEAQPLPVGAPSQPLQPPPPSAPLQTPPPSGPPPPSVPPQLPGPSKELWAEQGAWHKPYNFRQSQPQVTYTEQGAGEGSDPGGSSGEDWAGESGDEEDEELEPVPQGKRRGRPPMKQGQGQPPKKRRRGRPPLGPYICGVCAKRFAYQRSLKQHMRLRRHHPSCHQCHATFSDLPRLQLHLLSHRGEGMA